In Pseudomonadota bacterium, the genomic stretch ATTCCCAATGGTGCAGTTAATGTCAACAATATATTCCATATGTATTAATAACAAAAAATACTACATGGTTATAAATAATTTTGAATATTAGAAGGGGGATGATAAACATCCCCCTTCTAAAGCTCTTATAGCGGGTTAATTAATGCTTCTTCAGGAAGTCAAGGCAGAACTTCAATGCCTCATCGCCAGGAAGACCCTTTGCAGTCACATCTTTTGCATACTGATCGAGCAATGGTTTTACAGCTGCTGCCCATCTTGCATTCTCTTCTGCTGATAAAGGTATAACTTTATTTCCTTTTTTCAAAGTAAATTCCCGGCCTGCTTTGTCAATTTCATCCCAGACCTTTCCCTGTTTTTCCATCCACTCGGCATTTACCTGATCAAAAATCTTCTGAATGTCGGGAGGAAGTGCATTCCATTTGTCTTTGTTCATAACAACGAACATGCCTGCCGTGTAAGCAGAACCGTAGCACTCGGTTGTGGACTTAATGATTTCACCCCATTTCCAGCCCTCAAGGGCTTCAAATGGAGCCATGGATCCGTCAACAACACCGGTGCGCAATGCATCATACGTCTCGGGCATCGGTGCGCCGACCGGGGCGCCACCTAAAGCCTGCACGATGGGTACCACACTTCCCTGTGCCCTTATCTTCATGCCCTTAAGGTCTTCAAGCTTATTAACCGGTTTTTTGGTATGAAGTATGCCGGGGCCATGGGCATGGAGGTATAAAACGTGGACTTTGTCGAGTTCTTTTGGTTTAAATTTATTATAGTACTCGTTTATAAGCTTGGTTGCAATTGTCCCGCTCTTGTAGCCGAGAGGCAAATCAATCATTGCCATCATCGGGAAGGTTCCTCTTGAGTAGCCAAGGACACTAAAACCGATGTCGGCAATACCTTTCACCACGCTATCGTAAGTTTGAGGCGCCGGCGTCAGTGTTCCGCCGGCATAATATGTTATTTTAACTCTGTTGTTCGTCCTCTTTTCTATCTCTTTGCACCACTGCTCTGAAAGAATGCTGTTTTTGTGACCAGCCTGGAAGAAATTGGAATAGTTAAGCTTAATCACCGTTTGTGCTGCTGCACCATCAGGAAATGAAACGAGACAGAAAGATACGAATAAAACTAGCAGAAAAAACCGATAAAAAATATTACCTTTCATAGCTAACCCCTCCTCTTTATTTTGTATCATTCATAATTAATAGCAATTTGAACCTGTTTGTCAACCATATTTTGTATACATTAATTTATTTATTAGTAATTCGTACAGTTTATTAAGTATATTCACTATAGTAAACAATTAATTAAATAAATAACCTTTCAAATTACAATGTGTTGTAAATGATTGGTTTATTATGGTAAATATTTTATGTGATAAATTTAACTTGACATTTATACTAATATTGTAAATAATTTTGTTTGTAGTAAGTCTTATCGAGATAGATTTTTCAGGGAGTTTTTTATGGCAAAAATAAAGATGACTTGTCCGATTTCAAAAGGAGTTTGTACTGAATGTGCCATATACAGGGGAAGGCACTTTTATCTGTGCTTTTCTAAGGAATATCATGGAGTGTCCCTTGGCGTAAACCAGATTGATGAGTTAAAGGCTCAATATAAAAAGGGAAACAACGTTCAGGATGAAAAGTTTGGGATGCCGGATAGTATTCAGATGAGTCCGAAATGGATTCAAGACGTTGAAGAATTGGTGGGAGAAGCGGCTGAAGCGGGAGAAAAGCTGAAAACGAGAGAAGGGCAAAGAAAACAAAAATAAAGAAAAGCGATAAGAGAGAAGGAGAGGACTAATGATAAAAGAAAGGAGAGGACTATGATTAATGATTTTAATTATCTGAAGCCTGGTACGCTTAAAGAAGCGCTTGCCATGTATGCCGAGCATGAAGATTGCAAGGTGATATGCGGCGGCCAGTCATTACTGATCGTAATGAGACAGGGGATGATTTCCCCGGAATACATGCTCGACATCAAGCACGTCAAGGAGCTTGACTATATCAAGTTCGATGCTAAAGACGGCCTGAGAATTGGCGCTACCACTACTCACCGTGCCATTGAAAAATCCGATGTGATTAAGAAGATTTATCCTGTGATGGTTTCAATGGAGAATAAGCTTGCCTCAATCCAGGTAAGAAACTGGGGCACTATAGGAGGCAACCTTGCCCATGCCGACTCCGCAGGAGACCCCGGACCTGTCTTGATCGCATTGAAAGCAAATATCAAGATAGGAAACGCAAAGGGCGAACGGACAGTGGCACTTGAGGATTTCTTTGTCGACTATTTTGAAACAGTAATGGATCACGAACTGGTACTGGAAGTTCATGTACCGGCTCCAGAGCCTAAAACCGGTGCAGCCTATCAGAAATTCAACCTTCTCGAAAGCGATATGGGCATTGTTGCGACTGCAGCGGCTGTTACACTTGACAACAGCGGCAAATGCAAGGATGTACGTGTTGTTCTGGGCAATGCCGGTTCTATACCGATAAGGGTTAAAAGGATTGAAGAGCTGTTAATTGGGAAGGCATACGATGAAAACCTTTTTGCTGAGGCAGGAAGCATGGCATCGGTAGACTGTGAACCTGTTGCAGATATCCATGGGTCTGAAGAACACAGAAGACATATACTGGGTGTATTGACAAAGAGGATGTTGAAACAGGCCTGGGAAGAAGCAAGAGGCTAACCGAGAAAGGAGGATAGAATA encodes the following:
- a CDS encoding TRAP transporter substrate-binding protein, which gives rise to MKGNIFYRFFLLVLFVSFCLVSFPDGAAAQTVIKLNYSNFFQAGHKNSILSEQWCKEIEKRTNNRVKITYYAGGTLTPAPQTYDSVVKGIADIGFSVLGYSRGTFPMMAMIDLPLGYKSGTIATKLINEYYNKFKPKELDKVHVLYLHAHGPGILHTKKPVNKLEDLKGMKIRAQGSVVPIVQALGGAPVGAPMPETYDALRTGVVDGSMAPFEALEGWKWGEIIKSTTECYGSAYTAGMFVVMNKDKWNALPPDIQKIFDQVNAEWMEKQGKVWDEIDKAGREFTLKKGNKVIPLSAEENARWAAAVKPLLDQYAKDVTAKGLPGDEALKFCLDFLKKH
- a CDS encoding xanthine dehydrogenase family protein subunit M; amino-acid sequence: MINDFNYLKPGTLKEALAMYAEHEDCKVICGGQSLLIVMRQGMISPEYMLDIKHVKELDYIKFDAKDGLRIGATTTHRAIEKSDVIKKIYPVMVSMENKLASIQVRNWGTIGGNLAHADSAGDPGPVLIALKANIKIGNAKGERTVALEDFFVDYFETVMDHELVLEVHVPAPEPKTGAAYQKFNLLESDMGIVATAAAVTLDNSGKCKDVRVVLGNAGSIPIRVKRIEELLIGKAYDENLFAEAGSMASVDCEPVADIHGSEEHRRHILGVLTKRMLKQAWEEARG